In one window of Brassica rapa cultivar Chiifu-401-42 chromosome A07, CAAS_Brap_v3.01, whole genome shotgun sequence DNA:
- the LOC103828304 gene encoding uncharacterized protein LOC103828304 isoform X1 gives MSAPGKFDYSSAAPLYRSNFAAQMERSSSFPERPAPSSHPNMLRGTSPLAQTDVTNFFQCLRFDPKVVAADHKSIRQGDFKRHVNFALGIQGDESPSTALKGKLIPEEIKRLKASLRENNVKARERVKIFNEASSVFNKFFPSVPTKKRSRPEGFSGDRLASGSGLSKMGIQGQTLLAGGFELDQQMLDERPKSGVPNKRTRTSMMDVRSNSVVRQSAAAVDRDKDIMRLANHNAVQGEERTSLGIDGWEKSKMKKKRSCIKTDCHPNLASSKVVDGYRDLKQSTQQKSMGDSRTRLNGDSNMLRQVAGNGATEYGRSDNLSQQASLAGYSPLSRGDSDHNSLYLEKRERSIGSDKERVNLRAVNKSNIHDEFNSSSLVSNTKPNASVRGPRTGTGLPPKLSPGLHNTPPSPSDWDISGCTNKPPPVSGVTHRKRMTSNRSSSPPVTQWASQRPQKISRTARRTSLVPIVSNKDETYLDNISDAGCSDTGFEFYKRSPAASPQLKIRGESSFSTAAFSESEESGPPEIKSKDKGKQFDEVDGKAAHNIPKVSIPALQSRKGNKRASGEEIGDGVRRQGRTGRGGFSSTRSLNPVGVEKLKNVGTTKQLRSARTILHKSESKVGRPPTRKLSDRKAYSRQRATATNASPLDFYAGSDDGHEELQAAVNSAVNFAQNFPNSFWKQMDRYFCFISDDHINFMKHQGELFSMGPSPVLTPPDFDSRDLYPEELATRTVDSKASPLYHRLLSALISEDSMSVNEDLQVDEFGAMHDLDDHSEFSVLMNNGFRNHEWLEHDESEDAILFKGVNNSAYHCNDKFSEHSPIDFSNIPYDKLGIDEKIYLEAQSIGISLEPMPSISNVEDEGIVDEIKKLEEAICKEGFKKKEMVDRLLKPALEMRETQEKELDQLGYDKLIEMAYEKIKASRRHHTVAGKNSANKISKQAASAFVKRTLERCRQFEETGKSCFSEPEIKDMFIARLATAPADKEDNPSTSTPIGSQPSSTSLARVGQNLENYANCSDAENALREQTIGREDTVWSNRVKKRELLLDDVGIIGTQLSSSTKGKRSERDRDGKGQASSRSGTNKIGRPSLFNANGERKQKAKPKQETNQISSFVRSPEQPKAPLPNSNEANGEYDNLEALEDTEPILDFSQLQIPDGFGGPEFDAQPGDISSWFNMDEEEDFDILELGVPMDDLAGLNIKF, from the exons ATGTCAGCACCTGGGAAGTTTGATTATTCTTCCGCTGCGCCTCTATACAGATCTAACTTTGCCGCGCAGATGGAAAGATCAAGTAGCTTTCCTGAACGTCCTGCCCCATCATCTCATCCAAACATGTTGAGAGGCACTTCACCACTAGCGCAAACCGATGTTACAAATTTCTTCCAGTGTTTGCGTTTTGATCCTAAGGTGGTTGCCGCGGATCACAAGTCTATTCGTCAAGGTGACTTTAAGCGGCATGTTAATTTTGCTCTTGGAATACAAGGAGACGAGTCTCCTAGTACTGCATTGAAAGGGAAGTTAATTCCAGAAGAGATCAAAAGACTAAAGGCTAGTCTGCGCGAAAACAATGTCAAGGCCAG GGAGCGGGTAAAAATTTTCAACGAAGCTTCTTCTGTATTTAACAAGTTTTTCCCAAGTGTTCCTACAAAGAAGAGGTCTCGACCAGAAGGTTTCTCTGGTGATCGCTTGGCATCAGGATCAGGGCTAAGCAAAATGGGCATTCAAGGTCAGACCCTCCTGGCTGGTGGTTTTGAGCTTGACCAGCAAATGTTGGATGAACGACCTAAAAGTGGTGTTCCAAATAAGCGAACACGTACTTCCATG ATGGATGTTCGAAGCAATTCTGTTGTTCGACAGTCAGCTGCTGCTGTAGACAGAGATAAAGACATAATGCGGCTGGCTAATCATAATGCAGTTCAGGGTGAAGAACGAACTTCACTTGGTATTGATGGTTGGGAAAAGtcaaagatgaagaaaaaacGCTCCTGTATTAAAACGGACTGTCATCCGAACCTGGCTTCAAGTAAAGTGGTTGATGGTTATCGAGACTTGAAGCAGAGCACTCAACAGAAGTCAATGGGTGACTCCCGGACGAGATTGAATGGTGACTCGAACATGTTAAG gcaAGTGGCTGGTAATGGAGCTACTGAATATGGTAGATCTGATAACCTCTCTCAGCAGGCAAGCTTGGCTGGGTATTCCCCACTGTCAAGGGGCGATTCTGATCATAATTCTTTGTACCTTGAGAAGAGAGAACGCTCCATAGGTTCAGATAAGGAAAGGGTGAATCTAAGAGCTGTCAACAA GTCCAATATTCACGATGAATTCAATTCCTCAAGTCTGGTTTCAAACACAAAACCAAATGCTTCAGTTCGCGGGCCTAGAACAGGAACAGGGCTACCTCCGAAACTGTCTCCAGGACTCCATAACACTCCTCCGTCCCCAAGTGACTGGGATATCTCTGGCTGTACAAATAAGCCTCCACCCGTGTCAGGGGTTACACATCGGAAGCGTATGACATCTAATCGGTCTTCGTCACCACCTGTCACTCAATGGGCCAGTCAGAGACCGCAAAAGATATCCCGTACAGCAAGAAGGACGAGTTTAGTTCCCATTGTTTCTAATAAGGACGAGACCTACTTAGATAATATATCAGATGCTGGTTGTAGTGACACTGGGTTTGAATTCTATAAACGCTCGCCAGCTGCTTCTCCTCAATTGAAAATAAGAGGTGAAAGCAGCTTCTCCACAGCAGCTTTTTCAGAAAGTGAAGAATCTGGTCCCCCTGAGATCAAGTCTAAAGACAAGGGGAAACAGTTTGATGAGGTTGATGGGAAAGCTGCACATAATATTCCTAAAGTGTCTATCCCTGCTTTACAATCAAGAAAAGGTAACAAGCGTGCTTCTGGTGAAGAGATTGGGGATGGTGTGAGAAGGCAAGGAAGGACGGGCCGTGGCGGCTTTTCTTCCACAAGATCTCTCAACCCAGTGGGAGTAGAGAAACTTAAGAATGTTGGAACAACGAAACAGCTTCGCAGTGCAAGAACTATCTTGCACAAGAGTGAAAG TAAGGTGGGCCGTCCACCCACTAGGAAACTATCTGATCGCAAGGCTTACAGTCGTCAGAGAGCTACGGCAACAAATGCTTCACCACTTGATTTTTATG CCGGTTCAGATGATGGTCATGAGGAGCTACAAGCGGCTGTTAACTCAGCCGTaaattttg CTCAAAATTTTCCCAACTCTTTCTGGAAGCAAATGGACCGCTACTTTTGCTTTATATCCGACGATCATATTAACTTTATGAAGCACCAG GGAGAACTCTTCTCCATGGGTCCTTCACCTGTGCTGACACCCCCTGACTTTGATAGCCGTGATTTATATCCTGAGGAACTTGCAACTCGCACTGTCGATTCTAAGGCTTCTCCACTATACCATAGATTGCTATCAGCTTTGATTTCTGAGGACTCGATGAGTGTTAATGAAGATCTCCAAGTTGATGAGTTTGGGGCCATGCATGATCTTGATGACCACTCAGAATTCAGTGTTCTGATGAATAATGGGTTTAGAAACCATGAATGGCTGGAACATGATGAATCAGAGGATGCAATTCTGTTCAAGGGCGTTAATAACTCGGCCTACCACTGCAATGACAAATTTTCAGAGCATTCACCCATTGACTTCTCAAACATTCCTTATGATAAATTGGGGATAGATGAAAAGATTTATCTGGAAGCTCAGTCTATTGGAATATCCTTAGAACCAATG CCTAGTATCTCAAACGTGGAGGATGAAGGAATCGTTGACGAAATAAAAAAGTTGGAGGAGGCTATCTGCAAGGAG GGTTttaagaagaaagagatggtTGATAGGCTATTAAAGCCTGCCTTAGAGATGAGAGAAActcaagagaa GGAGTTAGATCAGCTTGGTTATGATAAACTCATCGAGATGGCATATGAGAAAATCAAG GCAAGTCGGCGTCATCACACCGTTGCTGGAAAAAACTCCGCTAACAAGATATCAAAGCAGGCTGCATCGGCTTTTGTTAAAAGGACGCTTGAACGATGCCGTCAGTTCGAAGAGACGGGCAAAAGCTGCTTCAGTGAGCCTGAAATTAAGGATATGTTCATCGCCAGGTTGGCAACAGCTCCTGCGGACAAGGAGGATAATCCGTCGACTTCAA CACCCATTGGCTCACAGCCAAGCTCTACTTCTTTGGCACGCGTTGGGCAGAACTTGGAGAACTATGCCAATTGTTCTGATGCTGAAAATGCTTTACGAGAGCAAACGATAGGGAGAGAAGATACAGTTTGGTCCAATAGGGTCAAGAAGAGAGAGTTACTTCTTGATGATGTTGGTATTATTGGGACACAACTCTCAAGTAGTACAAAGGGAAAGAGAAGTGAGAGGGACAGAGATGGGAAAGGCCAGGCTTCATCTAGAAGCGGGACCAATAAGATCGGTCGGCCTTCCCTGTTCAATGCCAATGGTGAAAGAAAACAGAAAGCAAAGCCGAAGCAGGAGACAAATCAGATATCTTCATTTGTTAGG
- the LOC103828304 gene encoding uncharacterized protein LOC103828304 isoform X2, translated as MSAPGKFDYSSAAPLYRSNFAAQMERSSSFPERPAPSSHPNMLRGTSPLAQTDVTNFFQCLRFDPKVVAADHKSIRQGDFKRHVNFALGIQGDESPSTALKGKLIPEEIKRLKASLRENNVKARERVKIFNEASSVFNKFFPSVPTKKRSRPEGFSGDRLASGSGLSKMGIQGQTLLAGGFELDQQMLDERPKSGVPNKRTRTSMMDVRSNSVVRQSAAAVDRDKDIMRLANHNAVQGEERTSLGIDGWEKSKMKKKRSCIKTDCHPNLASSKVVDGYRDLKQSTQQKSMGDSRTRLNGDSNMLRQVAGNGATEYGRSDNLSQQASLAGYSPLSRGDSDHNSLYLEKRERSIGSDKERVNLRAVNKSNIHDEFNSSSLVSNTKPNASVRGPRTGTGLPPKLSPGLHNTPPSPSDWDISGCTNKPPPVSGVTHRKRMTSNRSSSPPVTQWASQRPQKISRTARRTSLVPIVSNKDETYLDNISDAGCSDTGFEFYKRSPAASPQLKIRGESSFSTAAFSESEESGPPEIKSKDKGKQFDEVDGKAAHNIPKVSIPALQSRKGNKRASGEEIGDGVRRQGRTGRGGFSSTRSLNPVGVEKLKNVGTTKQLRSARTILHKSESKVGRPPTRKLSDRKAYSRQRATATNASPLDFYDDGHEELQAAVNSAVNFAQNFPNSFWKQMDRYFCFISDDHINFMKHQGELFSMGPSPVLTPPDFDSRDLYPEELATRTVDSKASPLYHRLLSALISEDSMSVNEDLQVDEFGAMHDLDDHSEFSVLMNNGFRNHEWLEHDESEDAILFKGVNNSAYHCNDKFSEHSPIDFSNIPYDKLGIDEKIYLEAQSIGISLEPMPSISNVEDEGIVDEIKKLEEAICKEGFKKKEMVDRLLKPALEMRETQEKELDQLGYDKLIEMAYEKIKASRRHHTVAGKNSANKISKQAASAFVKRTLERCRQFEETGKSCFSEPEIKDMFIARLATAPADKEDNPSTSTPIGSQPSSTSLARVGQNLENYANCSDAENALREQTIGREDTVWSNRVKKRELLLDDVGIIGTQLSSSTKGKRSERDRDGKGQASSRSGTNKIGRPSLFNANGERKQKAKPKQETNQISSFVRSPEQPKAPLPNSNEANGEYDNLEALEDTEPILDFSQLQIPDGFGGPEFDAQPGDISSWFNMDEEEDFDILELGVPMDDLAGLNIKF; from the exons ATGTCAGCACCTGGGAAGTTTGATTATTCTTCCGCTGCGCCTCTATACAGATCTAACTTTGCCGCGCAGATGGAAAGATCAAGTAGCTTTCCTGAACGTCCTGCCCCATCATCTCATCCAAACATGTTGAGAGGCACTTCACCACTAGCGCAAACCGATGTTACAAATTTCTTCCAGTGTTTGCGTTTTGATCCTAAGGTGGTTGCCGCGGATCACAAGTCTATTCGTCAAGGTGACTTTAAGCGGCATGTTAATTTTGCTCTTGGAATACAAGGAGACGAGTCTCCTAGTACTGCATTGAAAGGGAAGTTAATTCCAGAAGAGATCAAAAGACTAAAGGCTAGTCTGCGCGAAAACAATGTCAAGGCCAG GGAGCGGGTAAAAATTTTCAACGAAGCTTCTTCTGTATTTAACAAGTTTTTCCCAAGTGTTCCTACAAAGAAGAGGTCTCGACCAGAAGGTTTCTCTGGTGATCGCTTGGCATCAGGATCAGGGCTAAGCAAAATGGGCATTCAAGGTCAGACCCTCCTGGCTGGTGGTTTTGAGCTTGACCAGCAAATGTTGGATGAACGACCTAAAAGTGGTGTTCCAAATAAGCGAACACGTACTTCCATG ATGGATGTTCGAAGCAATTCTGTTGTTCGACAGTCAGCTGCTGCTGTAGACAGAGATAAAGACATAATGCGGCTGGCTAATCATAATGCAGTTCAGGGTGAAGAACGAACTTCACTTGGTATTGATGGTTGGGAAAAGtcaaagatgaagaaaaaacGCTCCTGTATTAAAACGGACTGTCATCCGAACCTGGCTTCAAGTAAAGTGGTTGATGGTTATCGAGACTTGAAGCAGAGCACTCAACAGAAGTCAATGGGTGACTCCCGGACGAGATTGAATGGTGACTCGAACATGTTAAG gcaAGTGGCTGGTAATGGAGCTACTGAATATGGTAGATCTGATAACCTCTCTCAGCAGGCAAGCTTGGCTGGGTATTCCCCACTGTCAAGGGGCGATTCTGATCATAATTCTTTGTACCTTGAGAAGAGAGAACGCTCCATAGGTTCAGATAAGGAAAGGGTGAATCTAAGAGCTGTCAACAA GTCCAATATTCACGATGAATTCAATTCCTCAAGTCTGGTTTCAAACACAAAACCAAATGCTTCAGTTCGCGGGCCTAGAACAGGAACAGGGCTACCTCCGAAACTGTCTCCAGGACTCCATAACACTCCTCCGTCCCCAAGTGACTGGGATATCTCTGGCTGTACAAATAAGCCTCCACCCGTGTCAGGGGTTACACATCGGAAGCGTATGACATCTAATCGGTCTTCGTCACCACCTGTCACTCAATGGGCCAGTCAGAGACCGCAAAAGATATCCCGTACAGCAAGAAGGACGAGTTTAGTTCCCATTGTTTCTAATAAGGACGAGACCTACTTAGATAATATATCAGATGCTGGTTGTAGTGACACTGGGTTTGAATTCTATAAACGCTCGCCAGCTGCTTCTCCTCAATTGAAAATAAGAGGTGAAAGCAGCTTCTCCACAGCAGCTTTTTCAGAAAGTGAAGAATCTGGTCCCCCTGAGATCAAGTCTAAAGACAAGGGGAAACAGTTTGATGAGGTTGATGGGAAAGCTGCACATAATATTCCTAAAGTGTCTATCCCTGCTTTACAATCAAGAAAAGGTAACAAGCGTGCTTCTGGTGAAGAGATTGGGGATGGTGTGAGAAGGCAAGGAAGGACGGGCCGTGGCGGCTTTTCTTCCACAAGATCTCTCAACCCAGTGGGAGTAGAGAAACTTAAGAATGTTGGAACAACGAAACAGCTTCGCAGTGCAAGAACTATCTTGCACAAGAGTGAAAG TAAGGTGGGCCGTCCACCCACTAGGAAACTATCTGATCGCAAGGCTTACAGTCGTCAGAGAGCTACGGCAACAAATGCTTCACCACTTGATTTTTATG ATGATGGTCATGAGGAGCTACAAGCGGCTGTTAACTCAGCCGTaaattttg CTCAAAATTTTCCCAACTCTTTCTGGAAGCAAATGGACCGCTACTTTTGCTTTATATCCGACGATCATATTAACTTTATGAAGCACCAG GGAGAACTCTTCTCCATGGGTCCTTCACCTGTGCTGACACCCCCTGACTTTGATAGCCGTGATTTATATCCTGAGGAACTTGCAACTCGCACTGTCGATTCTAAGGCTTCTCCACTATACCATAGATTGCTATCAGCTTTGATTTCTGAGGACTCGATGAGTGTTAATGAAGATCTCCAAGTTGATGAGTTTGGGGCCATGCATGATCTTGATGACCACTCAGAATTCAGTGTTCTGATGAATAATGGGTTTAGAAACCATGAATGGCTGGAACATGATGAATCAGAGGATGCAATTCTGTTCAAGGGCGTTAATAACTCGGCCTACCACTGCAATGACAAATTTTCAGAGCATTCACCCATTGACTTCTCAAACATTCCTTATGATAAATTGGGGATAGATGAAAAGATTTATCTGGAAGCTCAGTCTATTGGAATATCCTTAGAACCAATG CCTAGTATCTCAAACGTGGAGGATGAAGGAATCGTTGACGAAATAAAAAAGTTGGAGGAGGCTATCTGCAAGGAG GGTTttaagaagaaagagatggtTGATAGGCTATTAAAGCCTGCCTTAGAGATGAGAGAAActcaagagaa GGAGTTAGATCAGCTTGGTTATGATAAACTCATCGAGATGGCATATGAGAAAATCAAG GCAAGTCGGCGTCATCACACCGTTGCTGGAAAAAACTCCGCTAACAAGATATCAAAGCAGGCTGCATCGGCTTTTGTTAAAAGGACGCTTGAACGATGCCGTCAGTTCGAAGAGACGGGCAAAAGCTGCTTCAGTGAGCCTGAAATTAAGGATATGTTCATCGCCAGGTTGGCAACAGCTCCTGCGGACAAGGAGGATAATCCGTCGACTTCAA CACCCATTGGCTCACAGCCAAGCTCTACTTCTTTGGCACGCGTTGGGCAGAACTTGGAGAACTATGCCAATTGTTCTGATGCTGAAAATGCTTTACGAGAGCAAACGATAGGGAGAGAAGATACAGTTTGGTCCAATAGGGTCAAGAAGAGAGAGTTACTTCTTGATGATGTTGGTATTATTGGGACACAACTCTCAAGTAGTACAAAGGGAAAGAGAAGTGAGAGGGACAGAGATGGGAAAGGCCAGGCTTCATCTAGAAGCGGGACCAATAAGATCGGTCGGCCTTCCCTGTTCAATGCCAATGGTGAAAGAAAACAGAAAGCAAAGCCGAAGCAGGAGACAAATCAGATATCTTCATTTGTTAGG
- the LOC103828304 gene encoding uncharacterized protein LOC103828304 isoform X3 has product MERSSSFPERPAPSSHPNMLRGTSPLAQTDVTNFFQCLRFDPKVVAADHKSIRQGDFKRHVNFALGIQGDESPSTALKGKLIPEEIKRLKASLRENNVKARERVKIFNEASSVFNKFFPSVPTKKRSRPEGFSGDRLASGSGLSKMGIQGQTLLAGGFELDQQMLDERPKSGVPNKRTRTSMMDVRSNSVVRQSAAAVDRDKDIMRLANHNAVQGEERTSLGIDGWEKSKMKKKRSCIKTDCHPNLASSKVVDGYRDLKQSTQQKSMGDSRTRLNGDSNMLRQVAGNGATEYGRSDNLSQQASLAGYSPLSRGDSDHNSLYLEKRERSIGSDKERVNLRAVNKSNIHDEFNSSSLVSNTKPNASVRGPRTGTGLPPKLSPGLHNTPPSPSDWDISGCTNKPPPVSGVTHRKRMTSNRSSSPPVTQWASQRPQKISRTARRTSLVPIVSNKDETYLDNISDAGCSDTGFEFYKRSPAASPQLKIRGESSFSTAAFSESEESGPPEIKSKDKGKQFDEVDGKAAHNIPKVSIPALQSRKGNKRASGEEIGDGVRRQGRTGRGGFSSTRSLNPVGVEKLKNVGTTKQLRSARTILHKSESKVGRPPTRKLSDRKAYSRQRATATNASPLDFYAGSDDGHEELQAAVNSAVNFAQNFPNSFWKQMDRYFCFISDDHINFMKHQGELFSMGPSPVLTPPDFDSRDLYPEELATRTVDSKASPLYHRLLSALISEDSMSVNEDLQVDEFGAMHDLDDHSEFSVLMNNGFRNHEWLEHDESEDAILFKGVNNSAYHCNDKFSEHSPIDFSNIPYDKLGIDEKIYLEAQSIGISLEPMPSISNVEDEGIVDEIKKLEEAICKEGFKKKEMVDRLLKPALEMRETQEKELDQLGYDKLIEMAYEKIKASRRHHTVAGKNSANKISKQAASAFVKRTLERCRQFEETGKSCFSEPEIKDMFIARLATAPADKEDNPSTSTPIGSQPSSTSLARVGQNLENYANCSDAENALREQTIGREDTVWSNRVKKRELLLDDVGIIGTQLSSSTKGKRSERDRDGKGQASSRSGTNKIGRPSLFNANGERKQKAKPKQETNQISSFVRSPEQPKAPLPNSNEANGEYDNLEALEDTEPILDFSQLQIPDGFGGPEFDAQPGDISSWFNMDEEEDFDILELGVPMDDLAGLNIKF; this is encoded by the exons ATGGAAAGATCAAGTAGCTTTCCTGAACGTCCTGCCCCATCATCTCATCCAAACATGTTGAGAGGCACTTCACCACTAGCGCAAACCGATGTTACAAATTTCTTCCAGTGTTTGCGTTTTGATCCTAAGGTGGTTGCCGCGGATCACAAGTCTATTCGTCAAGGTGACTTTAAGCGGCATGTTAATTTTGCTCTTGGAATACAAGGAGACGAGTCTCCTAGTACTGCATTGAAAGGGAAGTTAATTCCAGAAGAGATCAAAAGACTAAAGGCTAGTCTGCGCGAAAACAATGTCAAGGCCAG GGAGCGGGTAAAAATTTTCAACGAAGCTTCTTCTGTATTTAACAAGTTTTTCCCAAGTGTTCCTACAAAGAAGAGGTCTCGACCAGAAGGTTTCTCTGGTGATCGCTTGGCATCAGGATCAGGGCTAAGCAAAATGGGCATTCAAGGTCAGACCCTCCTGGCTGGTGGTTTTGAGCTTGACCAGCAAATGTTGGATGAACGACCTAAAAGTGGTGTTCCAAATAAGCGAACACGTACTTCCATG ATGGATGTTCGAAGCAATTCTGTTGTTCGACAGTCAGCTGCTGCTGTAGACAGAGATAAAGACATAATGCGGCTGGCTAATCATAATGCAGTTCAGGGTGAAGAACGAACTTCACTTGGTATTGATGGTTGGGAAAAGtcaaagatgaagaaaaaacGCTCCTGTATTAAAACGGACTGTCATCCGAACCTGGCTTCAAGTAAAGTGGTTGATGGTTATCGAGACTTGAAGCAGAGCACTCAACAGAAGTCAATGGGTGACTCCCGGACGAGATTGAATGGTGACTCGAACATGTTAAG gcaAGTGGCTGGTAATGGAGCTACTGAATATGGTAGATCTGATAACCTCTCTCAGCAGGCAAGCTTGGCTGGGTATTCCCCACTGTCAAGGGGCGATTCTGATCATAATTCTTTGTACCTTGAGAAGAGAGAACGCTCCATAGGTTCAGATAAGGAAAGGGTGAATCTAAGAGCTGTCAACAA GTCCAATATTCACGATGAATTCAATTCCTCAAGTCTGGTTTCAAACACAAAACCAAATGCTTCAGTTCGCGGGCCTAGAACAGGAACAGGGCTACCTCCGAAACTGTCTCCAGGACTCCATAACACTCCTCCGTCCCCAAGTGACTGGGATATCTCTGGCTGTACAAATAAGCCTCCACCCGTGTCAGGGGTTACACATCGGAAGCGTATGACATCTAATCGGTCTTCGTCACCACCTGTCACTCAATGGGCCAGTCAGAGACCGCAAAAGATATCCCGTACAGCAAGAAGGACGAGTTTAGTTCCCATTGTTTCTAATAAGGACGAGACCTACTTAGATAATATATCAGATGCTGGTTGTAGTGACACTGGGTTTGAATTCTATAAACGCTCGCCAGCTGCTTCTCCTCAATTGAAAATAAGAGGTGAAAGCAGCTTCTCCACAGCAGCTTTTTCAGAAAGTGAAGAATCTGGTCCCCCTGAGATCAAGTCTAAAGACAAGGGGAAACAGTTTGATGAGGTTGATGGGAAAGCTGCACATAATATTCCTAAAGTGTCTATCCCTGCTTTACAATCAAGAAAAGGTAACAAGCGTGCTTCTGGTGAAGAGATTGGGGATGGTGTGAGAAGGCAAGGAAGGACGGGCCGTGGCGGCTTTTCTTCCACAAGATCTCTCAACCCAGTGGGAGTAGAGAAACTTAAGAATGTTGGAACAACGAAACAGCTTCGCAGTGCAAGAACTATCTTGCACAAGAGTGAAAG TAAGGTGGGCCGTCCACCCACTAGGAAACTATCTGATCGCAAGGCTTACAGTCGTCAGAGAGCTACGGCAACAAATGCTTCACCACTTGATTTTTATG CCGGTTCAGATGATGGTCATGAGGAGCTACAAGCGGCTGTTAACTCAGCCGTaaattttg CTCAAAATTTTCCCAACTCTTTCTGGAAGCAAATGGACCGCTACTTTTGCTTTATATCCGACGATCATATTAACTTTATGAAGCACCAG GGAGAACTCTTCTCCATGGGTCCTTCACCTGTGCTGACACCCCCTGACTTTGATAGCCGTGATTTATATCCTGAGGAACTTGCAACTCGCACTGTCGATTCTAAGGCTTCTCCACTATACCATAGATTGCTATCAGCTTTGATTTCTGAGGACTCGATGAGTGTTAATGAAGATCTCCAAGTTGATGAGTTTGGGGCCATGCATGATCTTGATGACCACTCAGAATTCAGTGTTCTGATGAATAATGGGTTTAGAAACCATGAATGGCTGGAACATGATGAATCAGAGGATGCAATTCTGTTCAAGGGCGTTAATAACTCGGCCTACCACTGCAATGACAAATTTTCAGAGCATTCACCCATTGACTTCTCAAACATTCCTTATGATAAATTGGGGATAGATGAAAAGATTTATCTGGAAGCTCAGTCTATTGGAATATCCTTAGAACCAATG CCTAGTATCTCAAACGTGGAGGATGAAGGAATCGTTGACGAAATAAAAAAGTTGGAGGAGGCTATCTGCAAGGAG GGTTttaagaagaaagagatggtTGATAGGCTATTAAAGCCTGCCTTAGAGATGAGAGAAActcaagagaa GGAGTTAGATCAGCTTGGTTATGATAAACTCATCGAGATGGCATATGAGAAAATCAAG GCAAGTCGGCGTCATCACACCGTTGCTGGAAAAAACTCCGCTAACAAGATATCAAAGCAGGCTGCATCGGCTTTTGTTAAAAGGACGCTTGAACGATGCCGTCAGTTCGAAGAGACGGGCAAAAGCTGCTTCAGTGAGCCTGAAATTAAGGATATGTTCATCGCCAGGTTGGCAACAGCTCCTGCGGACAAGGAGGATAATCCGTCGACTTCAA CACCCATTGGCTCACAGCCAAGCTCTACTTCTTTGGCACGCGTTGGGCAGAACTTGGAGAACTATGCCAATTGTTCTGATGCTGAAAATGCTTTACGAGAGCAAACGATAGGGAGAGAAGATACAGTTTGGTCCAATAGGGTCAAGAAGAGAGAGTTACTTCTTGATGATGTTGGTATTATTGGGACACAACTCTCAAGTAGTACAAAGGGAAAGAGAAGTGAGAGGGACAGAGATGGGAAAGGCCAGGCTTCATCTAGAAGCGGGACCAATAAGATCGGTCGGCCTTCCCTGTTCAATGCCAATGGTGAAAGAAAACAGAAAGCAAAGCCGAAGCAGGAGACAAATCAGATATCTTCATTTGTTAGG